A stretch of DNA from Acidobacteriota bacterium:
GTCGTTTGTCAGAAAGAAGGTGTCTACCAAAACTCCTTCTCTTGTCGCACGACCCGTGACCGTAGTCACGGCTACCTTAAAACAATTACCGGGGCTCGCCAAGCCGCAGCGGAAATTTATGGCGGCGTTGCTCGCGACGATATTGGCGCTGCGCGGACGCGTCAATTACCGGAATCTGGCGCGTAACGGCGCCTCTGGCGAGCGCCGTTACGCGCGCCAGTTTGCGCAGCCCTTTGCGTGGTTGGCGTACCACGCGCAAGTGCTTCGAGATGCCGTCCCGCGACGCATGAATTGATCGCCGCGCAGGATGCTTCGTTCATCCCGAAGAGCGGCCAGCACACGCCGGGTTTGGGCCAGTTTTACAACGGTTGCGCCGGACGCGCCGAACGCGGCTTGGAAATCAGCGCGCTTGGCGTCGTAGACCTGACACAAAAAGGCGCGTATGTCGCGGCGGTCACGCAAACACAGGCGACCGCACCCAAGTTGAAAAAAGAGCAGGCCGAGCTGACCCGGCTCGATCAGGCAATCGCACAAATCCAGGCGACGCGTCCGCACTTGCCTGCGCGTCTTCGCTATCTCGCCGCCGACGGCTGGTACGCAAAGAAAAAGTATGCCGACGCGCTCGGCGCGCTCGGACTCGAACTCGTCACCAAGTTGCGTAACGACGCGAATATGCGTTTTCGTTTGACCGGCGCACGCACCGGTCAACGCGGTCGTCCGAAAACTTACGCCGGCAAAGTCGACTGGCAAGACCTGAGCCGTTTTGAGCAGGTAGACACCGTCACGCCCGACCTCGCGCCGGG
This window harbors:
- a CDS encoding transposase: MIAAQDASFIPKSGQHTPGLGQFYNGCAGRAERGLEISALGVVDLTQKGAYVAAVTQTQATAPKLKKEQAELTRLDQAIAQIQATRPHLPARLRYLAADGWYAKKKYADALGALGLELVTKLRNDANMRFRLTGARTGQRGRPKTYAGKVDWQDLSRFEQVDTVTPDLAPGVTVFTAELYHCSLKRWLRVVILVWYTADGKRHHAILATTDLNYSAA